One genomic window of Comamonas serinivorans includes the following:
- a CDS encoding MlaD family protein encodes MTEPETPAAAQAEARPDDAHAQQAVAAAELRAIRHLELKAILLLVAFVLALSAAAGYLLYARGAFEPTQQVVLMTDDAEGVTIGMDMTFAGFPIGRVARTELAEDGQVRILVDVPTKDARWLRTSSVVTLEKGVVGGAKLKAFSGVLDDPPLPDGAQLLVLRGDITAEIPKLMNQAHEVLQNVAALTASEGSLGRTLSDLQAVSGRLSGRQGVLGGLMGNEDDARKLVQTIDSANALLARLNTLSGKADSQVFGQGGVVPGAQQTVRELTGLLVDARESLKKVDQVLADATVISGNAKDASSDLGALRSEVEANLRKVERLINQLNRTWPFAPKQQEVKLP; translated from the coding sequence ATGACCGAGCCCGAGACCCCTGCCGCGGCCCAGGCCGAGGCCCGTCCCGACGATGCACACGCCCAGCAGGCCGTGGCAGCGGCCGAGTTGCGCGCGATTCGCCACCTCGAGCTGAAAGCCATCCTGCTGCTCGTCGCGTTCGTGCTGGCCTTGTCGGCGGCCGCGGGCTACCTGCTGTATGCCCGCGGCGCGTTCGAGCCCACGCAGCAGGTGGTGCTCATGACCGACGACGCCGAGGGCGTGACCATCGGCATGGACATGACGTTTGCGGGTTTTCCGATTGGCCGGGTCGCGCGCACCGAACTCGCCGAGGACGGCCAGGTGCGCATCCTGGTCGATGTGCCCACCAAGGACGCGCGCTGGCTGCGCACCTCCAGCGTGGTGACGCTGGAAAAAGGCGTGGTGGGGGGCGCCAAGCTCAAGGCCTTCAGCGGCGTGCTGGACGACCCGCCCTTGCCCGACGGTGCGCAGCTGCTGGTGCTGCGCGGCGACATCACGGCCGAGATTCCCAAGCTCATGAACCAGGCGCACGAGGTGCTGCAGAACGTGGCCGCGCTGACGGCGTCTGAGGGCTCGCTGGGCCGCACCCTGTCTGACCTGCAGGCCGTGTCGGGCCGGCTGAGCGGGCGCCAGGGCGTGCTGGGCGGCCTGATGGGCAACGAGGACGATGCCCGCAAGCTGGTGCAGACCATCGACAGCGCCAACGCCCTGCTGGCCCGGCTGAACACCTTGTCCGGCAAGGCCGACAGCCAGGTGTTCGGGCAGGGCGGCGTGGTGCCCGGCGCGCAGCAGACGGTGCGTGAGTTGACAGGCCTGCTGGTCGATGCGCGCGAATCGCTGAAGAAGGTGGACCAGGTGCTGGCCGACGCCACCGTGATCAGCGGCAACGCCAAGGATGCCTCGAGCGACCTGGGCGCCCTGCGCAGCGAGGTCGAGGCCAACCTGCGCAAGGTCGAGCGCCTGATCAACCAGCTCAACCGCACCTGGCCGTTTGCGCCCAAGCAGCAAGAGGTGAAACTGCCATGA
- a CDS encoding MlaE family ABC transporter permease produces the protein MHGAPPPSLLARLYRALVERGQALVRWARNWWGLLFIGAQVIVLALSPSSYNAGSNRRVIKQIYLATAPGLRSFTLLMALFNVVIIRILVTTASSYGLSGYALNVVVRTLVLELIPLTAALFVAIQYSVPGGNELFKTRRARLQSGERVNPHHLLGLEVLPRVLAGVFAVSFLGLLSALISLVLAYLIIYGPNHWGMLPYTRVVGQIFNPPTSLIFVLKTWLFALIVAVLPVGAAMQDWPRGTSRTSVELQGLVRMLALLLVVEVVSLIGNYY, from the coding sequence ATGCACGGGGCGCCGCCCCCCTCGTTGCTGGCGCGGCTGTACCGCGCGCTGGTCGAGCGTGGGCAGGCGCTGGTGCGCTGGGCGCGCAACTGGTGGGGCCTGCTGTTCATCGGGGCGCAGGTCATCGTGCTGGCCTTGTCGCCCAGCAGCTACAACGCGGGCAGCAACCGCCGCGTCATCAAGCAGATCTACTTGGCCACGGCACCGGGGCTGCGGTCGTTCACGCTGCTCATGGCGCTGTTCAACGTCGTGATCATCCGCATCCTGGTGACCACGGCGTCCAGTTACGGCTTGTCAGGGTATGCCCTGAATGTCGTTGTCCGCACCTTGGTGCTGGAGTTGATCCCCCTGACAGCGGCTTTGTTCGTCGCCATCCAGTACAGCGTGCCAGGCGGCAACGAGTTGTTCAAGACCCGGCGCGCGCGCCTGCAAAGCGGCGAGCGCGTCAACCCGCATCACCTGCTGGGCCTGGAGGTGCTGCCCCGCGTGCTGGCCGGGGTGTTTGCGGTGTCCTTTTTGGGGCTGCTGAGCGCGCTCATCTCGCTGGTGCTGGCCTACCTCATCATTTACGGCCCCAACCACTGGGGCATGCTGCCGTACACGCGCGTCGTGGGGCAGATCTTCAACCCGCCCACCTCGCTGATCTTTGTGCTGAAGACCTGGCTGTTCGCCCTCATCGTGGCGGTGCTGCCCGTCGGCGCGGCCATGCAGGACTGGCCGCGCGGCACCAGCCGCACCAGCGTCGAGCTGCAGGGTCTGGTGCGCATGCTGGCGCTGCTGCTGGTGGTGGAAGTGGTGTCGCTGATCGGCAATTACTATTGA